The Thioalkalivibrio thiocyanodenitrificans ARhD 1 genome window below encodes:
- the pal gene encoding peptidoglycan-associated lipoprotein Pal yields the protein MKSTLQILFVLVLAFALGACAKATRPGDEDPAAVRDPSARPDTGIETMPLDPDGRLFADPLDDPDSPLAERIVYFEFDRSDIRAEYEHVITAHGQYLADNPGVRVRAEGHTDERGTREYNLGLGERRAQSVQRMLMLQGARADQIQVISYGEEVPAAFGRDEESWARNRRVELVYDREGM from the coding sequence TGGGTGCCTGCGCCAAGGCGACGCGCCCCGGCGACGAGGACCCCGCCGCGGTCCGTGACCCGTCCGCACGGCCGGATACGGGTATCGAGACCATGCCCCTGGATCCGGACGGCCGGCTGTTCGCCGATCCGCTGGACGACCCCGACAGCCCGCTGGCAGAGCGCATCGTCTACTTCGAGTTCGATCGCAGTGACATCCGGGCGGAGTACGAACACGTGATCACCGCCCACGGCCAGTACCTGGCGGACAACCCGGGCGTACGGGTGCGCGCCGAGGGCCATACCGACGAGCGGGGCACACGGGAGTACAATCTGGGTCTCGGCGAACGGCGCGCCCAGTCCGTGCAGAGGATGCTGATGCTGCAGGGCGCCCGGGCCGACCAGATCCAGGTGATCAGCTACGGTGAAGAGGTGCCCGCGGCGTTCGGGCGTGACGAGGAATCCTGGGCCCGGAATCGCCGTGTGGAGCTGGTCTATGACCGGGAGGGGATGTAA